The Ostrinia nubilalis chromosome 15, ilOstNubi1.1, whole genome shotgun sequence region tgaagcgaatataagcatttatttaaatttaaataggtacaacgtacacggtccaaggtacatctggtttgttgtacctaggacagttttccctttttttttctagcagcTAGTATGCCCAAATTTTAGAAGCAGCGGGTCTCTGCTTGTCGCGCTCTTTCTTTAATGCTACAGTAAATGACtctcccctcgatcgggcccactagagtgagcccgccgtaggctggactttggtccaacaccgcggtgggcaaccctctagttgggttcgccactgatcgggcgccttatgcgctcgatacggcccgatcgcgaacgtcggtctgcgaccgacggctagagtaccttctgtactcgccactctgcccggtgaagctggaaaagctcctcaagctaccagcgtgCATCCCTTCAAGGGCGGGCGGTCGTGCGCTTCTGCTTCCTCTACCAGCGCCGCAGCGTGCGTCAGCAACTTGTTGTCTGCATCTCGCAGCTTCGTCTCGGCCAGCTCGCCGTAGAAGCAGCGGGTCTCTTCTTGTCACGCTCTTTCTTAAGTAATGCTACAGTAATGACTCACGTCCACGAGCGCGGCCGCGTGTGTCACCAGCTTATTGTCTGCATCTCGCAGCTTCTTCTCGGCCAGCTCGCCGTAGAAGTAGCGGGTTTCTTCTTGTCACGCTCTTTCTTTAATGCTACAGTAAAGACTCACATCGACGGCCCTGTGCAGCGCCAAGGGCGGGCGGTCGTGCGCTTCTGCTTCCTCTACCAGCGCCGCAGCATGCGTCAGCAGCTTGTTATCAGCATCTCGCAGCTTCTTCTCAGCTAATTCGCCGTAGAAATAGCGCGTTTCCGCTCGCTCGCGCGCTTCGCGGTCGTCGCGCTCTTTCTGCGGGAAGAAAAAGCAGCACTTgcagaaaaacacatttataaaaatgattaaaatagAATTTAAGTACAGGTCTAGTACATAACTGAGTGACACTAAGTCAGTGCCTGTTCCTGAGGCATCGGAGCGGCATCGCGGTACAGGAAGGGTGACAAAATCACGTGACAGTCATTCATAAGTATAATgcaagtctcgctgacgttttattttaagaaacaaACACACCCTCCCGTGTCGCTCTCACATCTTAAACACTGATTCAATATACGCTAGTCAAAGAAGAATTTCAAAGTGAGAGTTTTTTCAAAGAATGTTCTATATCATTTTCTAAACAAGTAACGAGTTCCTTTTACATACCCAGAGCCGCAATATATCCGCCCTATACTCCTGTATCTTGCGTTCCTTCTCTTTGCGTAGGTTTTCCTGGAAGTCATCGTACAACTCCGCATTCTTGAATCTACAATGGAAGAAACAATATGATAATGAAGTGTGGCAAAAAATACTTTCAAATTCCCTGGTCTTAATTCAATTCCGTGGTGCTGTAGTGTATAATTTCAATCATGGTTCACTTACAAACATACACGAAGTAAATCAGTAGCCTCTTGTAAAGTGAAAACAAAACACAGCATAAAAGGAAAAATGTGCACCATGTTGGGCGCCACTGTGACATATCAGTGGCGCCCAACATGGTGCATGGGCCTCATGCGTCAAATGACCTGGACTGACAAATAACGGTGTTCATTTTTGGAGAACTCCAATGCTTCAAAATTGCTAGTCTTCCTCATTCTTCATCCTTCCTTCAActtaatctttttttaaatattttaactatCTCCGATTACCTATAACTATAATGAAGCACCTATGcacctatgtaggtatgtactgGCCTGTTCATGATCTCCCACTGGCGCATGGTGTTGAAGTCCTTGAGGCGCTGCGCCTCGTCGCGTAGGAAACGCTGGCGCTGCGCCACGCGCTCGTCGCGGAACGCTTGCTGTTTGCGCTCGTCCGCCGCGCGACGCGCTTCCGCACTAAGTACAACATAAATCACATGTCAATGCAAGCAAGTGATAgtaggcctgttcatctccgcgagtttacatcgaaaacaaaacacgcgggACGGCACCTACTGAGATATTAATCGACAGGACACTCAAGAGCGagcattgacgcacgcacgtgtattcttcacccatttgcattgtataGACAATAAACTATGTACAGATGTCAGCACACATTATTTTACAGAAGTCAGCCATCCAGTAATCGGTACTGCGCCGTATGTCAAGAAAAcagtgctcgactcttgagacaagctaaattacaccatattataaataaaataaaataaaaataaaattattgacgacattgagcaaacattttttaaataccttcgctaAGAAAactttctgtacgtagtacttatttgTTATTCTGTGGTCCAGATCCTCATGAGCGTATCAATGACGGGACAGGGAAGGGAGCCCTGTCTAAAAATAATCTGGCTTGACCTCTTTGGTGATCATCAGACTTAgttgtttacgtagtttcgggccAATCTGTCACTATCGCTCAACATGAGCAACATGCAACACTCGGAACTTCGGATTACGTTTTTCGGAGTACCTAGCAAATTGCCAAGCCGACTAAAATGTCCATGAAGCCCCTGTCTGTTCCTCAATGGGCACTCTCGGCACCTGCCTAGTGACCTATAACTACTTACCTACGCAATCGCTGAAAAGGAATTTTTAAGGGACCCCTTGATCCTTAGATGTCCAAGGCTACTCAGGAAGTTAAATACGGTCCTGGTGATAAGGACCTCCCTCACCTATATTGACATCATCGTCGCTGGAAATCTTTATAACTATTCACATCTGACTGCATCTTAAAGAAATCTTTATAACTATTCACATCTGACTGCATCTTAAAGATTTTTTGAATTCATTCAGCATTATCTATTTTTTCTACAGTGTAAATAATTGAGTGGCTTACATGGCCTCCTTCTCCTTGATGGCCTTGTTGAGGATGGCCAGGTCCTTGGCTTCGCGCGCCGCGTCGCCCGACTCCAGCTTCTGGCTTATCTTCTCGAGAACACGCAACTTCTCTTCTTTTACCTGGGGGAGACAGCGCAAAAACGTCAGTTTTATATTGTAAAACACTTCCTTGCTTCCTCTTCTGTTCGACTCAGGCTTGTGACTCCTGAGTCAGATGTATTGTCACATCGTTGAAGCGGTACTTCATGTGATTACTTAAAATTTCAATCCTAGCTTACCTGTTTAAGCCGTTCGTTTTTAAGTCTTCGTTAGTCTTGCTGGCTGCACTATCATACTTCGTTCTTCTTAGTCAGCTTCCTCTTCTGCTCAACCCTAGCTCGGGAACGTCAGCATTTTGTTTATCAACAAGATGCTGACGTTCCTGGTTGACGACCCAAAATCCGGTCCAATTCGCGGCGCTCATTTGCTTCTTCATAAGTTACTTATACTTATTTTCCCCTTTCCATCTTTGCCATCTATTGCAGCTGTTTCTTACTCTCTGTTCGTCTCGCTGGATGCacaatacatacagggtggaaacgataagtgatctcactcgattatttctaaactatacaagatttcgaaaaactggttactgatcctgaaagtgcttcacgagctctttcaaacggtaccaataataggttacagaattaactggatctatccgaaaattcaatgttttcaacctccatactaaatgtatgccagccacacaatattagaagatttagaagtgtaattttttttaaattaaataataaacacaatgaactcgtaaattccattcttatttataattattcatggaaaacactggttttaggctttacttgctataacattatcaagacatgagcgccatgactgtggcagtactaaatgtatggaaactggaaacattgaattttcggatagatccagtttattttgtaacttattattgataccgttggatagagctcgtgaagcactttcaggatcagtaacccgtttttggatatcttgtatagtttttaatattatgtggttttactaaatgtatggaagctggataCATTGAATTTTccgatagatccagtttattttgtaacctattattggtatcgttggatagagctcgtgaaggactttcaggatcagtaaccagtatttggatatcttgtatagtttagaaataatcgagtgagatcacttatcgtttccaccctgtatagttaggTACTCATATCCTTCTCGGTCTACTTCCGCTTCTGCTCGATGCGGGCCCGGGAGCGCAGCAGCACGTCGATGAGGCGGTCGTCCATATTCTCCCTGATCGCTTGCTCTCCTACCGCGAGCGCTGCATGTCCGACCAGATGCGATTCCTCTCCAAGTCTTCCTTCGTCTCCCTGGCTTCGTATACTCACGTCCTTCTCGGTCTGCTTCTGCTCGAGGCGGGCCCGGGAGCGCAGCAAGACATCAATGGGGCAGTTGTCTCTATTCTCCCTGGTCGCTTGCTCTCTTACCGCGAGCGCTGTATGTCCGACCAGATGCGATTCCTCTCCAAGTCTTCCTTCGTCTCCCTGGCTTCGTATACTCACGTCTTTCTCAGTCGCTCACGGTTCTTTTCTGCTGCTTACTACCAAGTCTTCCTACGTCTCTCTAGCCGCTATACTCACGTCCTTCTCAGTCTGCTTCCGCTTCTGCTCGACCCTGGCCCGGGAGCGCAGTAAGACGTCAATGAGGCGGTCGTCCATGCTGTCCCGGGCCGCTTGCTCCCGGCGGCGCTGCTCGTTCTCCTGGCGCGAGCGCTGCATGTCCGACCAGATGCGATTCCTCAGGTCTTCCTACATCTTTCTGGCTGCTATATGTACTCACATCCTTCTCCGTCTGCTTCCGCTTCTGCTCGACCCTGGCCCGGGAGCGTAGTAAGACGTCAATGAGGCGGTCGTCCATGTTGTCCCGGGCCGCTTGCTCCCAGCGGCGCTGCTCGTTCTCCTGGCGAGATCGCTGCATGTCCGACCAGATGCGGTTCCTCTCTAAGTCTTCCTTCGTCTCTGTCTATGTATACTCACGTCCTTCTCAGTCTGCTTTCGCTTCTGCTCGATCCTGGTTCTTCTACCGCGAGCGTTGCATGTCCGACCAGATGCGGTTCCTCTCCAAGACTTCCATCGTCTCACTGTCTATGTATTATAGTCACGTCCTTCTCAGTCTGCTTCCACTTTTGCTCGACCCTGGCCCGGGAACGTAGTAAGACGTCGATGAGGCGGTCGTCCACGTTATCCCGGGCCGCTGGCTCCCGGCGGCGCTGCTCGTTCTCCTGGCAAGAGCGCTGCATGTCCGACCAGATACcgcgctaccaacaaaatgtatacagctttgcgcaaccaaacggacaccaggtgagtaactctctatagtgctgtatacattttgttggtagccggcgactggttgcgccgccatggtctAAGTCTTCCTTTGTCACATCCTTCTCAGTCTGCTTCCTCTTCCGGGAGCGTAGCAAGACGTCAATGAGGCAGTTGTCCCTATTCTCCCTGATCGCTTGCTCTCCTACAGCGAGCGCTGCATGTCCGACCAGATGCGATTCCTCTCCAAGTCTTCCTTCGTCTCCCTGGTTTCGTATACTCACGTCTTACTCAGTCGGTCACGGTTCTTTTCTGCTGCTTACTACCAATTCTTCCTACGTCCCTCTAGCCGCTATACTCACGTCCTTCTCCGTCTGCTTCCGCTTCTGCTCGACCCTGGCCCGGGAACGTAGTAAGACGTCAATGAGGCGGTCGTCCATGTTGTCCCGGGCGGCCTGCTCCCGGCGGCGCTGCTCGTTCTCCTGGCGAGAGCGCTGCATGTCCGACCAGATGCGGTTCCTCTCCAAGACTTCCATCGTCTCACTGTCTATGTATACTCACGTCGTTCTCAGTCTGCTTTCGCTTCTGCTCGATCCTGGTTCTTCTACCGAGACCGCTGCATGTCAGACTAGATGCGATTCCTCTCCAAGTCTTCCTTCGTCTCTGTCTATGTGTACTCACGTCCTTCTCGGTCTGCTTCCGCTTCTGCTAGACCCTGGCCCGGGAACGTAGTAAGATATCAATGAGGCAGTTGTCCCTATTCTCCCTGGTCGCTTGCTCTCCTACCGCGAGCGCTGCATGTCCGACCAGATGCGGTTCCTCTCCAAGACTTCCATCGTCTCACTGTCTATGTATAGGTACTCACGTCCTTCTCAGTCTGCTTTCGCTTCTGCTCGATCCTGGTTCTTCTACCGCGAGCGTTGCTTGTTCGACCAGATGCGATTCCTCAGGTCTTCCTACATCTCCCTGGCTGCTATAGGTACTCACGTCCTTCTCCGTCTGCTTCCGCTTCTGCTCGACCCTGGCCCGGGAGCGTAGTAAGACGTCGATGAGGCGGTCATCCATGTTGTCCCGGGCGGCCTGCTCCCGGCGGCGCTGCTCGTTCTCCTGGCGCGAGCGCTGCATGTCCGACCAGATGCGGTTCTTTTCTGCGGCTTTCTGTAACGGAGAGATAATTGGATAGATGAACATTAAATGTTCATCACTAAGTACctaaagatttttaaaaatattaaaattgttgGTTAATTAATTGCgtctgtcaaatcactttggtcATGGATTGTTTGGTGCTATTATTgaataaattcatttaattcAGATTAAAAGTCATAAATTACTCAGTAACGAGGAAACGTTCATAAAAACATCATGAAAAATGTAGATAAGTAGAATAATTTCCCGGCAtcataacatttaattttcctgAAAACTTTTTTAGTTAAATCTAGCTGGGCATTATCAAACTACATTATAATAAGGCAAAGGTTCCTCACAAAGTCCTCCTCGAACTTCTTGATGGCGGCCATCTCCTCGTTGGCCTTGATGTTGTCGAGCTTCTGCAGATTCAACTCCGTTTCGTACTCGCTTCGATTGCGCTCGGCGACCTCGCGTGCTCTGGAAAATTGGACAATATCCTTCTATTCTTCTATAATGAAATGggcaaaataaagaaaacaaaactgaTCTACGGGCGTTCTCAAAATGTTAACTCAATATTTGGTATGACTTTCAATAAAACGAAACAAgaatgataaaaaaaacattaattttcttgtaaaatcacattgaaaaaaaaattgctgcCATTTTTCTAAGCAAAAATTCTTGTGGAGGAGCTGGGATTTGAACCCAGGACTTTCAGCATGCGAAGCAGACACTCTACCACTGAGTTACACCCCCGATGCAACATCACGACAAAAATAACGATATTTAGTTCAATATCGTTAGTCTACACACCAAAACTAAaattaactaagtaggtatcaaTTAACACATTATAAGCAGACATCGTCGCGCCGCTCTACTCCGCTAGCGAAGTTCCTAGCTAAAGATAAAGCTGAAGTCAGCTTTGTCTTTTGAACCAGTCCCTACAAAGAAGAGTAATTAACAAAGTATTCACTGGTCAGAGAATTCTTCTGGTAGGTAGCGCTGAGCGCCGTAAGCGTGTAACAGTCTATGGACACGTTACCTACGTTAGATgatgtcgtcgtcgtcgtcgtcgtcacGCCGCTTCCGCTCCGCTTCCTGCCGCCGCTGCTCCGCTAAGAAGAAGGATGTAAGtaagtataggtgtaccagaatctcatggcaaatggggaaaataaactttgttgagtgcaatactggggaaattggatctTGATCTTGGAatacgatcttgatactgtttaatttttatttatgactaatattaatgaacatgaagtacgaatgcctacctatacattttaggtatgtgtttaaagaatgttgttatacatcgggtttttaacataggaacatgtcttgaaaaataagtaaaccgtatattactgtaaataattttattaagtatcatacttataacttatcacttcattcagaactagaaaacgattctaagaactccacttgcatttcttgttcttcaaatacatgatcaagttaaagaggtattAACAGAGGCGGCGTTAAGCGTGGGCgatgtgggccaccgcctacggcctcgcggtacaaggggcctcgcgactcaaaaatgtttaaagcgagaataaaacaaaaataagccGTAATGGGTGCGACTCTGGATGGGTGTGACTCTGTAaagtatattatttgttatgGATGTGATTCTGGTTTGGTGGCATCTTGCCTAATGGCAAATCTCAAAAACTTCCCGATTAATCGGGACTATACGATGTTTACAGTTGATTTTCCAGAATATCATAAATACGAAAAAAACGTTAATAATCAATTTTGTAGACATTccaatttttcacaaaaaagtttcaatacatttgtaatttttcatttaatacttattaatctaatttgaatttttatgaataaaaactttgcagtgctaattgttttgtttgtttttattattttataaaatccgtcttcaggtcgccatagaacagggcctcgcgaaatctgtcttgcccacatcaaatttagttgttgccccgccactgggtattaatataatataaatcgctttttcagcatttcaattactcaaacttgctagatgaaatctttttcaattttctttacatggtcataacattttcaccattcctctgcaccaatgcatgaaatacacctgaaaaccccgataaagcagctattaggtaagaataataataatataaaaataaacataaccctccttctgacgcagttaggtaataaactaaatgtaggtacctaagtatcaaaacatttcactccaacttactgtcaactcaacgacgtgctttcaaatcaaagattgactttgaattatgccttattttacaatacacttcgaaaacaatatgacttgctagagttttttcatctttttcacaaaaataacaaataggcatgaagagattacaaaatttctgcagcggctgacagatctcttgatttactttgacagatgacaataaagccatagacaatggccatatgaaaaacacacttttccaatatttttgtttgccatgagattctggtacacctatatgtAATGTCAAAGCACTCACTGGTCGGAGATTTCCTTCTGGTAGCGCTTGTTGGCGTCGAAGCGGCGCTGTCGCTTGAGCGCCATGAGCGCGTGCCAGTCTTTAGCTCGCTGGATGATGTCGTCGTCGTCGCGCCGCTTCTGCTCCGCTTCCTACTGCTCCGCTAAGAAGAAGGATGTAATATCAAAGCACTCACTGGTCGGAGATCTCCTTCTGGTAGCGCTTGTTGGCGTCGAAACGGCGCTGTCGCTTGAGCGCCATGAGCGCGTGCCAGTCCTTGGCGCGCTGGATGATGTCGTCGTCGCGCCGCTTCTGCTCCGCTAAGAACTGCGGCTTTGTTTTTAGAGTCTCTAAGAAGAAGGGTATAGTTAATGTCAAAGCACTCACTGGTCGGAGATCTACTTCTGGTAGCGCTTGTTGGCGTCGAAACGACCCTTGCGCATTGAGCGCCATGAGCGCGTGCCAGTCCTTGGCGCACTGGATGATATCGTCGTCGTCGCGCCGCTTCTGCTCCGTTTCCTGCCGCTACTGCTCCGCTAAGAAGAAGGATGTAATATCAAAGCACTCACTGGTCGGAGATCTCCTTCTGGTAGCGCTTGTTGGCGTCGAAGCGGCGCTGTCGCTTGAGCGCCATGAGCGCGTGCCAGTCTTTAGCTCGTTGGATGATGTCGTCGTCGTCGCGCCGCTTCTGCTCCGCTTCAAGTCGTCGCTGCTCCTCCAAAAACTTCAGCTGCTCGGAACGTTCCTTTTGGATCACTGTCTCGATCACCGCACTacaagaaaataaatcatttcaaTTAGTTGGAGCCTCCAACTTGGAGAAGATGCAATTTGTGAGAGGGAGATGAAGGAAGGAGTCACACGGGAGGGAATGAGagttcagaaatgaggagatgcGAAGGAAAACTAAACTAATCGACATGACCCACAGAATTTCCAAAATCAAGTaacagtgggcagggcacatagctcgtagacgATGGCCGCATGGGGCAGAAAAGGCAGACCACGGGCCGTAAGACGTAGTATGGGTAGGCCACCCACTAGGTGGAGCGACGATCAgatggtcgcgggaagtacctacCTGGATatgggcagcgcaagaccggtcgttcagctcagtccagcagtggacgtcattgggtTGAAACGGTCCTGAACAGCAGCTTGGGCGTGTCCTTGTTCTTGAAGACTGGTGTGGTGTCCCTTGCGCAGATAATGAGCTGCTCCTGCTCCTCCTGCTTGCGCTTGATGTAGCGCTTGTAGAACTTGCTTTTGGTTCAAGTTCTGTTGCCTAAGGAGCAGTGTAGGTGGATCGTTACCTGAGCAGCAGCTTGGGCGCGTCCTTATTCTTGAAGACTGTGTCCCTTGCGCTGAACATGAGCCGCTCCTGCTCCTCCTGCTTGCGCTTGATGTACCGCTAGTAGAACTTGCTTTTGGTTCAAGTTCTGTTGCCTTAGGAGCAGTGTAGGTGGATCGTTACCTGAGCAGCAGCTTGGGCGCGTCCTTATTCTTGAAGACTGTGTCCCTTGCGCTGAACATGAGCCGCTCCTGCTCCTCCTGCTTGCGCTTGATGTAGCGCTTGTAGAATTTGCTATTAGCTTGCTCGGCGGCCTCGAGTCTCGCCCGTCTCAATTCCTCGTTGCGTTTGTTCACGTTCTGCGGAGACCATGACGTATTGGAATGCGCATTGTAATAATGCACTTCATGGAGCATCTATGAGATGATCCGAACGCGAGCGAGTCGATATAAGGGCGTCCTCAAATGTGAAATTCAAGAACGTGACGCGCGATGCAAATACCTAGAGCCGACTGATTTATTTTGCAGGAGTTCACGTTTTGCAGATAGGTACCATGATGTAATCTTATTGCAACTTCAGACTAGTACTACATTTGTGTTAAAAATGCGCCGCAATATTGCTACTCCGTAAGCTTGCTTAGTTTGAActttgacgtgccgtcgtctgcaCTTTGTAGAACGCAAAATGCAAACAAGGGCTTTTGAATTAGGTTGATTAGTTTATTGATTAAT contains the following coding sequences:
- the LOC135078574 gene encoding trichohyalin-like; amino-acid sequence: MEVLERNRIWSDMQRSRQENEQRRREQAARDNMDDRLIDVLLRSRARVEQKRKQTEKDGDEGRLGEESHLVGHAALAVGEQAIRENRDNCLIDVLLRSRKRKQTEKDRGIWSDMQRSCQENEQRRREPAARDNVDDRLIDVLLRSRARVEQKWKQTEKDTETKEDLERNRIWSDMQRSRQENEQRRWEQAARDNMDDRLIDVLLRSRARVEQKRKQTEKDVKEEKLRVLEKISQKLESGDAAREAKDLAILNKAIKEKEAIAEARRAADERKQQAFRDERVAQRQRFLRDEAQRLKDFNTMRQWEIMNRFKNAELYDDFQENLRKEKERKIQEYRADILRLWKERDDREARERAETRYFYGELAEKKLRDADNKLLTHAAALVEEAEAHDRPPLALHRAVDRYCKLYRLYPMPDLPSSMQEHFKRYAPWDGSRPDAGYQAPAPPPPDRGPDAPDEDETEGTAGIDKEPAPGRRDGLQQRYAPWDGSRPDAGYQAPAPPPPDRGPDAPDEDETEGTAGTDKEPAPGRRDGLQQVSLIWQINYISICVKRCCPMKKRLTRPIRSQHCRRDGLQ
- the LOC135078575 gene encoding uncharacterized protein LOC135078575, with the protein product MALKRQRRFDANKRYQKEISDQAREVAERNRSEYETELNLQKLDNIKANEEMAAIKKFEEDFKAAEKNRIWSDMQRSRQENEQRRREQAARDNMDDRLIDVLLRSRARVEQKRKQTEKDVSTYSSQGDVGRPEESHLVEQATLAVEEPGSSRSESRLRRT